A genomic region of Drosophila kikkawai strain 14028-0561.14 chromosome X, DkikHiC1v2, whole genome shotgun sequence contains the following coding sequences:
- the X11Lbeta gene encoding uncharacterized protein X11Lbeta: MVSTTLTTLAAGQTTSSSNHHHHHHHHQPQQQQHQPPQQHQQSQQQQLQYQRLQTHAAAAATASQQRSSFYALNGSLDHDCDGSNSNYQQQQQQPQPQLNLSQALLSPSPPLNDQISLLFPKCRPKQQQQQQQQHATQQQQQQQRHELLADVILNNSSSSNRSNSPISAAIPTEEKPLASPPPLVTPLITPASNNTPPSYYKSVNIITQSPPPHSASSHSSESLSSVTPRISTNPFLCAPLTPPTPPDDEEPELDNAGGESAVELSNRSRSRSGAAAPSEEPDYPSSFYYHHTVVGDSRRGTGGYAEMPRKRSANLAATSRQQQLNNGNGAGSGSQNPFIKENYWEAPPTRASSLLHSPTEYAEEQQQQQQQQHQQQQQHQQQQHQQQQQHQQQHHQQQQQAQHLHASARRAYHQQREQAYGLGQRTQQQQPQAQLRVGRSPVNRNSFPQQQQVANASANTNPCADGLTPLASHYLYGSKSSLDQHAGDWEPREQRKLRLREERERERERDRERERDREREHLILEQQQQMQMQEVHAARENHLSHLAGQQQRKRHGHGEERERERERERERDHRLVNGNADPNESWQHLRVTTENQAAEENSKPSKLTSDKSQLQMLNQASQSHNQIQIQSPEASNVYREHKLDAWQLERNFTLTVESRHGIIEYEGSPRRIGVTTNNLVAAAAAAAAAQAAADESEPPATGTATEPGSGSGAAAGAGAQQLPMAAVPPLSATATSLQKTAARAALAALAQTQPHAQHPLSALSALNAHNAHMPLNPNQINQQQQPLQAYPVRPGFPQRIISPPHREPRSSSPTLQPLHMQQQQQQTQQHFASLMSNHSNNNTNNTNNKLPLSSDNNAEDTSNDVSEIGTISDLTTPEVAMPGAGIGAGGDLAGRAMTPPTVSNGTGMGTGMGSGAGNGNGNGTATLVGNGTGPGLGPLSLHTKSSTFDYLYEFSETRKVLEEFFKCPSTDEQPIMENGSDVDSIDIQYEFHSNFERDEEDLAEEEEVEDDDEGDDDLADEENDEAEDEDDGVLDQDHELNYRQQQQQEQLQAPPTERHVYGGYGQQAPQQQQQQLPVIGMGMTRRHYSGSPLMRDFDFFLDSASRSSGERDGDQDGLNHNQLLSAGSNGQVGVGVGVGVGPGGGHNYRYSPETTDYDSNCGDLDSLSGEMNGGVSTSCSNYAKYYASAMPVLEDGLSSGHTSDTENNNNKNLQQALANQERDRIGGGQGAAQCPPTSLSASTSIGGSGGISMLMDMKRISTNNSLNSMHNLTTTTASTTDSNGIGGVGPSPPSNGLVKPQSQSQPPLLGQSPSNHSKVFKNIDPELDSLYSISVFHRPDTVQMTPPPPAPAPHRKPNANSNGQADVDLLQPSSKHTPLAVAISSTLQRSSPTGTGGLNSKPRSAASNCSSSNGGGGGVPPPIPERSNLPPAQRSPSPGLNSPVWLSRHLDGNGGGAGKALLESASDNHSKNHSADEEDVDTDLETDRLLGHQRLDDQGYYDENKSWDRKPRSLLSKISPKQQQMPSTKTRNGYNALLSSTPELPPPIPPKSQQSGLGGLSQGKLLDLVGGMVQRSLSRSSSSEHSDKSPSKLVTTTSGGDLCSAGSVDVVASAVAATTAAAVAAAAAAAAAAAGTTPALGSPGNGGGSERSAAGGGGGGGGGGGAGNTGGSGAGIKQLGGEPSENGASNGGTATATAAVVANGGGANTGSGSGSGSNSGGTNIANATANGNGSGAGSNSNSGSGEKKVKKSKSKEGGAVLIEGVLFRAKYLGSTQLVCEGQPTKSTRMMQAEEAVSRIKALAPDGDVQPSTEVDLFISTEKIMVLNTDLKEIMMDHALRTISYIADIGDLVVLMARRRFVPQDIDDAPKPNRTPKMICHVFESDEAQFIAQSIGQAFQVAYMEFLKANGIEDHRFVKEMDYQEVLNSQEIFGDELEIFAKKELQKEVVVPKAKGEILGVVIVESGWGSMLPTVVIANLMSSGAAARCGQLNIGDQLIAINGLSLVGLPLSTCQTYIKNTKNQTVVKFTVVPCAPVVEVKIKRPETKYQLGFSVQNGVICSLLRGGIAERGGVRVGHRIIEINNQSVVAVPHEKIVNLLATSVGEILMKTMPTSMFRLLTGQENPIYI; encoded by the exons ATGGTCAGCACAACATTGACGACACTGGCTGCTGGACAAACAACTAGTAGCAGTAatcatcatcaccaccaccatcaccaccagccgcagcagcagcagcatcagccgccgcagcagcaccaacagtcgcagcagcagcagttgcaatACCAGCGACTGCAGAcccacgcagcagcagcagccactgcgAGCCAGCAACGCAGCAGCTTCTACGCGCTGAACGGCAGCCTTGATCACGACTGCGACGGCAGCAACTCAAactaccagcagcagcagcaacagccgcaACCGCAGCTGAACCTGTCGCAGGCGCTGCTGTCACCATCGCCGCCACTCAACGATCAGATCAGCCTGCTCTTCCCCAAGTGCCGACccaagcaacagcagcagcagcagcagcagcacgcaacccagcagcagcaacagcagcagcgacatgAGCTCCTGGCAGACGTGATTctcaacaacagcagcagcagcaaccggAGCAACAGTCCCATTTCGGCGGCCATTCCTACGGAGGAGAAGCCGCTGGCCAGTCCGCCGCCCCTAGTTACGCCCCTGATCACTCCTGCGAGCAACAACACGCCGCCCAGCTACTACAAGAGCGTCAATATCATTACACAGTCACCGCCACCGCACTCGGCCTCGTCGCACTCATCGGAATCGCTGTCCTCGGTCACGCCGCGCATCTCCACGAATCCCTTCCTGTGCGCCCCACTGACGCCGCCCACGCCGCCGGACGACGAGGAGCCGGAGCTGGATAACGCCGGCGGAGAATCCGCCGTAGAGCTCAGCAAcaggagccggagcaggagcggAGCGGCAGCCCCCAGCGAGGAGCCCGATTATCCTTCATCCTTCTACTACCACCACACCGTCGTGGGGGATAGCCGGCGTGGCACCGGCGGCTACGCGGAGATGCCGCGCAAAAGGAGCGCCAACCTGGCCGCCaccagcaggcagcagcagttgaATAATGGGAACGGAGCAGGCAGTGGCAGCCAGAATCCTTTTATCAAGGAGAACTATTGGGAGGCGCCACCCACCAGAGCTAGCTCCCTACTCCACTCGCCCACGGAGTATgccgaggagcagcagcagcagcagcagcaacagcatcagcagcagcaacagcatcagcagcaacagcatcagcagcagcaacagcatcagcagcagcatcatcagcaacaacagcaggcTCAGCATCTTCATGCCTCTGCCAGACGAGCTTACCACCAGCAGCGGGAACAGGCTTATGGATTGGGCCAGAGaacgcagcaacagcagccgcagGCTCAATTGCGGGTGGGCAGGAGTCCGGTGAATCGCAACAGCTtcccgcagcagcaacaggtggCCAACGCATCCGCCAACACTAATCCCTGCGCCGATGGACTGACTCCGCTGGCCAGTCATTATCTATATGGCAGCAAGTCATCGCTGGATCAACATGCCGGCGACTGGGAGCCCCGGGAGCAGCGCAAGCTTAGGCTGCGCGAGGAGCGAGAGCGGGAAAGAGAAAGGGACAGGGAGCGGGAGAGGGACCGCGAACGGGAGCATCTTATtttggagcagcagcagcagatgcagatgcaggaAGTGCATGCGGCGAGGGAGAACCACCTTAGCCATCTGGCAGGTCAGCAGCAAAGGAAGCGACATGGACATGGCGAGGAGCGggaaagagagcgagagcgagagcgggAACGAGATCATCGTCTGGTCAATGGCAATGCGGATCCCAACGAGAGCTGGCAGC ATCTGCGTGTGACGACGGAGAACCAGGCGGCGGAGGAGAACAGCAAGCCCAGCAAGCTGACCTCGGACAAGTCCCAGCTTCAGATGCTCAACCAGGCCAGCCAGAGTCACAACCAGATCCAGATCCAGAGCCCGGAGGCCAGCAATGTCTACAGGGAGCACAAGCTGGATGCCTGGCAGCTGGAGCGCAACTTCACGCTGACCGTGGAGTCGCGCCATGGCATCATAG AATACGAAGGCTCACCGCGGCGCATTGGAGTGACCACTAACAACTTggttgctgcagcagcagcagcggcggcggctcaAGCAGCAGCGGACGAAAGCGAACCACCAGCCACGGGAACGGCAACGGAACCAGGATCaggatcaggagcagcagcaggagcaggagcacaGCAGCTACCCATGGCGGCAGTACCGCCGTTGAGTGCCACAGCCACCTCGCTACAAAAGACAGCGGCCCGAGCAGCACTTGCGGCCCTGGCCCAGACCCAGCCCCATGCCCAACACCCCCTAAGTGCCCTCAGCGCCCTTAATGCCCACAATGCCCACATGCCCCTAAATCCCAACCAGAtaaaccagcagcagcagccgctgcaGGCCTATCCCGTGCGTCCCGGGTTTCCACAG CGCATCATCTCGCCGCCGCATCGCGAGCCTCGCAGCAGCTCTCCCACCCTGCAGCCGCTGCacatgcaacagcagcagcaacaaacgCAACAACATTTCGCCAGCCTGATGAGCAACCatagcaacaacaataccaacaacaccaacaacaagctgCCGCTGAGCAGCGACAACAATGCGGAGGACACCAGCAACGATGTGTCCGAGATAGGCACCATTTCCGACCTAACCACACCGGAGGTGGCGATGCCGGGAGCTGGAATCGGAGCCGGAGGAGACCTAGCCGGCCGGGCGATGACACCACCGACAGTTAGTAATGGAACGGGAATGGGAACGGGAATGGGATCAGGagccggaaacggaaacggaaacggtaCAGCAACGTTAGTTGGAAACGGAACCGGTCCTGGTTTGGGTCCTCTGAGCCTCCACACCAAATCCTCGACCTTTGACTATCTGTACGAGTTCTCGGAGACGCGCAAGGTGCTGGAGGAGTTCTTCAAGTGTCCCTCCACCGACGAGCAACCCATCATGGAGAACGGCAGCGATGTGGACAGCATT GATATACAATACGAGTTTCACAGCAACTTTGAACGCGACGAGGAGGATCTGGCCGAAGAGGAAGAGGTCGAGGACGATGACGAGGGCGATGATGACCTGGCCGACGAGGAGAACGACGAggccgaggacgaggacgatggCGTTTTGGACCAGGATCATGAGCTGAACtaccgccagcagcagcagcaggagcagctgcaggcTCCTCCCACCGAGCGCCATGTCTACGGCGGCTATGGCCAACAGGCgccacaacagcagcagcagcagcttcccGTCATTGGCATGGGCATGACCCGGCGGCACTACAGTGGCAGTCCTTTGATGCGGGACTTTGACTTCTTCCTGGACTCTGCCAGTCGGAGCAGCGGCGAGCGGGACGGCGATCAGGACGGACTCAATCACAACCAGTTGCTAAGCGCCGGCAGCAATGGCCAGGTTGGCGTCGGCGTCGGCGTGGGCGTGGGTCCGGGCGGAGGACACAACTATCGCTACTCGCCGGAGACCACCGACTACGACTCCAACTGCGGCGATCTGGACA GTCTTTCCGGCGAGATGAATGGAGGGGTGTCCACCTCTTGCTCCAACTACGCCAAGTACTATGCCTCGGCCATGCCAGTGCTGGAGGATGGCCTCTCCTCCGGTCACACCAGCGACAccgagaacaacaacaacaagaacctGCAGCAGGCGCTGGCCAATCAGGAACGGGATAGAATTGGGGGGGGACAGGGTGCCGCCCAGTGCCCGCCCACCAGCCTCAGCGCCAGCACCAGCATTGGCGGCAGTGGTGGGATTTCCATGCTGATGGACATGAAGCGCATCTCCACGAACAACAGCCTGAACAGCATGCATAACCTGACAACCACCACGGCTTCCACCACGGACAGCAATGGCATCGGAGGAGTGGGTCCCAGTCCCCCCAGCAACGGACTGGTCAAGCCGCAATCACAGTCGCAGCCTCCGCTCCTGGGCCAGAGTCCCAGCAACCACAGCAAAGTGTTCAAGAACATCGATCCGGAGCTGGATTCGCTCTACTCGATCA GTGTTTTCCACCGCCCGGACACGGTGCAGATGACGCCACCGCCGCCCGCGCCGGCACCGCATCGCAAGCCCAATGCTAACAGCAATGGCCAGGCCGATGTGGATCTGCTGCAGCCCAGCAGCAAGCATACTCCCCTGGCGGTGGCCATTAGCTCCACGCTGCAGCGCAGCTCTCCCACCGGAACCGGAGGCTTGAACTCGAAGCCAAGGAGTGCGGCCAgtaactgcagcagcagcaatggcggcggcggaggagtgCCTCCACCCATACCGGAGAGGAGCAATCTTCCGCCCGCTCAACGGTCGCCATCACCGGGCCTCAACTCACCCGTGTGGCTGTCACGTCACCTGGACGGCAACGGGGGCGGTGCTGGGAAGGCTCTGCTTGAGTCCGCCTCGGACAACCACTCGAAAAACCACAGTGCCGATGAGGAGGACGTGGACACTGACCTGGAGACGGACCGTCTGCTGGGCCACCAGCGGCTGGACGATCAGGGCTATTACGATGAAAACAAGAGCTGGGACCGCAAGCCGCGCTCGCTGCTCTCGAAAATCTCGcctaagcagcagcagatgcccAGCACCAAGACGCGCAACGGCTACAATGCGCTGCTCAGCTCCACGCCGGAGCTGCCGCCACCGATTCCGCCCAAGAGCCAGCAGTCCGGCCTGGGTGGACTCTCGCAGGGCAAGCTCTTGGATCTGGTCGGTGGCATGGTGCAGCGCAGTCTGTCGCGCAGCAGCTCCTCGGAGCACAGTGACAAGTCGCCCAGTAAACTGGTCACTACCACCTCTGGCGGTGATCTGTGCTCGGCCGGATCCGTGGATGTGGTGGCCTCGGCAGTGGCGGCCACAACGgcggcagcagtggcagcagcagcagcagcggcggcggcggcagccgGAACAACCCCGGCCCTGGGGAGTCCTGGAAATGGAGGCGGATCAGAGAGATCCGCAGCgggcggtggcggtggaggaggaggaggaggaggagcagggaATACCGGCGGATCAGGAGCTGGCATCAAGCAGCTTGGCGGCGAGCCTTCGGAGAATGGAGCCTCCAATGGAGGGACGGCAACGGCCACAGCCGCAGTGGTGGCCAATGGCGGCGGTGCGAACACGGGCAGCGGAAGCGGAAGTGgcagcaacagcggcggcACGAACATAGCCAATGCAACGGCCAATGGCAACGGAAGCGGAgctggcagcaacagcaacagcggcagcggcgagaaaaaagtgaaaaagagTAAGAGCAAAGAAG GCGGTGCAGTGCTTATCGAGGGCGTGCTCTTCCGGGCCAAGTACCTGGGCTCCACGCAGCTGGTCTGCGAGGGTCAGCCCACGAAGTCGACGCGCATGATGCAAGCGGAGGAGGCCGTTTCCCGGATTAAG GCGCTG GCCCCCGATGGCGATGTGCAGCCCAGCACCGAGGTGGATCTGTTCATCTCGACGGAGAAAATCATGGTGCTGAACACGGATCTCAAGGAGATCATGATGGACCACGCCCTGCGCACCATCTCCTATATTGCCGACATTGGAGATCTTGTGGTATTGATGGCCCGCCGACGTTTCGTGCCCCAGGACATCGATGACGCCCCCAAGCCCAATCGCACGCCCAAGATGATCTGCCATGTGTTCGAGAGCGACGAGGCCCAGTTCATAGCCCAGTCCATTGGTCAGGCCTTCCAGGTGGCCTACATGGAGTTCCTCAAGGCGAACGGCATCGAGGACCATCGCTTTGTCAAGGAGATGGACTACCAGGAGGTGCTCAACAGCCAGGAGATCTTCGGCGACGAACTGGAGATTTTCGCCaagaaggagctgcaaaaggAGGTCGTTGTGCCCAAGGCCAAGGGCGAGATTCTAGGCGTGGTGATCGTGGAGAGCGGCTGGGGCTCGATGCTGCCCACTGTGGTGATTGCCAATCTAATGAGCTCCGGAGCAGCGGCTCGGTGCGGGCAGCTAAATATCGGCGACCAACTGATTGCCATCAACGGGCTGAGCCTCGTCGGGCTGCCGCTGTCCACCTGCCAGACGTACATCAAGAACACCAAGAACCAGACAGTGGTGAAGTTCACGGTGGTGCCATGTGCCCCCGTCGTCGAGGTGAAGATAAAGCGGCCGGAGACCAAGTACCAACTCGGGTTCAGCGTCCAGAATGGAGTG ATCTGTAGTCTACTGCGTGGTGGCATCGCGGAGCGGGGCGGCGTCCGTGTGGGCCACCGCATCATCGAGATCAACAACCAGAGCGTGGTGGCTGTGCCCCACGAGAAGATTGTCAACTTGCTGGCCACATCCGTGGGAGAG ATACTCATGAAAACGATGCCCACGTCCATGTTCCGCCTGCTCACTGGCCAGGAGAAtcccatatatatttaa